One window of the Tetragenococcus koreensis genome contains the following:
- a CDS encoding ABC transporter ATP-binding protein, with protein MSKEQKNTTDQEPTQVRNRKPKNFWKTVRRLVHYLSARLVAIIAVFVLAIGAVVFQIQTPKVLGRATTEIFKGVMTGVKQMQAGQNVTSFPIDFDKIAQILFTVIAMYLISAAFNFLQQFIMTRVSQRSVYQMRKDLDEKINRLPTVYFDTHSNGDIMSRAVNDMDNVANMLQQNLTQFVTSIVTFVGVLVMMLSISWQLTLIALATIPLSLIVVMIIAPKSQRFFAAQQKSLGLLNDQVEETYGGHTVIKTFNHEEQDQAVFEKENQRLYTAGWKAQFISAIIMPLMNFIKNLDYVFVAVLGGIKVANGNMDLGNVQAFLQYTNQFSQPITQLSNLINTIQVTVASAERIFEVLDEEEMIEQPSNLPVEENSPYKVRFEDVQFGYSDDQLLFTDFSLDVKPAETVAIVGPTGAGKTTLINLLERFYDVSGGSIRYDGVDVRDMSKERLRSKISMVLQDTWLFTGSIYANIQYGNDQASHEDVKEAAKAAHVDEFVHQLPDGYDTVLNEDASNISQGQRQLITIARAFLADPEVLILDEATSSVDTRTEILIQKAMNRLLENRTSFVVAHRLSTIQGADNIVVMNHGSIVETGDHETLMKKKGFYADLYNSQFSSGEIAS; from the coding sequence TTGAGTAAAGAACAAAAAAATACCACAGACCAAGAACCTACCCAAGTAAGAAATCGTAAACCGAAAAATTTTTGGAAGACGGTTCGTCGGCTAGTTCATTATTTGTCGGCACGTTTAGTTGCGATTATCGCGGTTTTCGTATTAGCAATTGGAGCAGTTGTTTTTCAAATTCAAACGCCAAAAGTTTTAGGGAGAGCGACCACGGAAATATTTAAAGGCGTGATGACTGGAGTTAAACAAATGCAAGCCGGTCAAAACGTTACATCTTTTCCGATTGATTTTGATAAAATCGCACAAATTTTATTCACTGTGATTGCGATGTATCTTATTTCGGCTGCATTTAATTTTTTGCAACAATTTATTATGACGCGAGTGTCACAACGTTCCGTTTATCAAATGCGTAAAGATTTGGATGAAAAAATCAATCGGTTGCCTACAGTATATTTTGATACGCACAGCAACGGTGATATTATGTCGCGGGCGGTCAATGATATGGATAACGTGGCAAACATGTTGCAACAAAATTTGACGCAATTTGTTACTAGCATTGTGACTTTTGTAGGGGTACTAGTTATGATGCTTTCGATTAGTTGGCAGTTAACGTTGATCGCACTAGCGACGATTCCATTGAGTTTAATCGTTGTGATGATTATCGCTCCTAAATCGCAAAGATTCTTTGCTGCTCAACAGAAGAGTTTGGGGCTTTTGAATGATCAAGTGGAAGAAACCTATGGTGGACATACGGTAATTAAAACTTTCAACCATGAAGAACAAGACCAAGCAGTTTTTGAAAAAGAAAATCAACGATTATATACAGCTGGTTGGAAGGCGCAATTTATTTCTGCCATCATTATGCCTTTGATGAATTTCATTAAAAACTTAGATTATGTTTTTGTTGCAGTGTTGGGCGGCATCAAAGTTGCTAACGGAAATATGGATCTTGGGAATGTTCAAGCATTCTTACAATACACCAATCAATTTTCACAACCAATTACTCAATTATCGAATTTGATTAATACAATCCAAGTTACAGTCGCTTCAGCTGAACGTATTTTTGAAGTTTTAGATGAAGAGGAAATGATTGAACAACCATCCAACTTACCTGTGGAAGAAAATTCCCCTTATAAGGTTCGCTTTGAAGATGTACAGTTCGGTTATAGTGATGATCAGTTATTATTTACTGACTTTAGTTTGGACGTCAAACCGGCCGAAACAGTAGCAATTGTGGGGCCGACGGGTGCTGGAAAGACGACATTAATTAATTTATTAGAACGATTCTATGATGTTTCCGGTGGTAGTATTCGATATGACGGCGTTGACGTTCGCGATATGTCTAAAGAACGTTTACGTAGTAAAATATCGATGGTCTTACAAGATACCTGGTTATTTACCGGCAGTATTTATGCAAATATTCAATATGGTAATGACCAAGCTAGCCATGAAGATGTCAAAGAAGCCGCTAAAGCTGCGCACGTGGATGAATTTGTGCATCAGCTACCGGATGGTTATGATACTGTCTTAAATGAAGATGCCAGCAATATCTCCCAAGGACAAAGGCAGTTAATTACTATTGCGCGGGCTTTCTTAGCAGATCCTGAAGTGTTGATTTTGGATGAGGCAACGTCTAGTGTGGATACACGGACTGAAATCTTAATTCAAAAAGCGATGAATCGTCTTTTAGAAAATCGTACCAGTTTTGTTGTTGCCCATCGTTTATCTACGATTCAAGGAGCAGATAATATTGTTGTTATGAATCATGGTTCGATCGTTGAAACTGGCGATCATGAAACTCTGATGAAAAAGAAGGGCTTTTATGCTGACTTGTATAATAGTCAATTTTCTTCTGGCGAAATAGCATCATAA
- a CDS encoding ABC transporter ATP-binding protein, which translates to MIKVIKKISFTSALIAVGFMVFQVISDLYLPNMTSNIIDNGVAEGDIGYIWRIGGIMMIISLISIIAAFGNAFFATRESQRLGRKLRTSIYQKVENFSIDKFDKYGTASLITRTTNDVNQIQMVVQMFLRLMIQAPIMLIGASFLAYQKDAQLTKVFFVVIPLAIVAIGGIMYFAVPLFRSMQKKTDRLNLVFREELTGVRVIRAFNKTDYETNRFDQANRDFTHTAIKVNTLVALMLPLMTLIMSGTNIGITWFGGQYIADMQLQVGNMIAFITYAMQILISFMMLSMIFVMVPRAQASADRINEILDETDDITDKKQPERISLAKENATLQFDHVNFRYADADKLALEDVHFKAKAGDTVAIIGGTGSGKTTFVNLLPRLHEIESGSIRLNGHDIQNISQHDLRELIGFVPQTAVLFRGTIRENMRYGNAEATEDQIWQALKIAQAQDFVAEMPDGLDSHVEQGGGNFSGGQRQRLAIARALIKEADLYVFDDSFSALDFKTDANLRQALQEEMTDGIMVIVAQRVSTIMDADMILVLEAGQVVGKGTHKELLENNKTYQEIVHSQLREEDLG; encoded by the coding sequence ATGATAAAAGTAATCAAAAAGATTTCATTTACCTCTGCACTGATTGCGGTCGGTTTTATGGTATTTCAAGTGATTTCTGACTTATACCTACCTAATATGACGTCTAACATTATTGATAATGGCGTGGCAGAAGGCGACATTGGTTATATTTGGCGCATTGGCGGGATAATGATGATCATTTCGTTGATTAGTATTATTGCTGCTTTTGGTAATGCCTTTTTTGCAACTAGAGAATCACAAAGGTTAGGGAGAAAATTACGAACAAGTATTTATCAAAAAGTCGAAAATTTTTCGATTGATAAATTTGATAAATACGGGACAGCTTCACTCATTACTCGGACAACTAACGATGTGAACCAAATTCAAATGGTTGTACAAATGTTTTTGCGCTTAATGATTCAAGCGCCTATCATGTTGATTGGGGCGAGTTTTCTTGCTTATCAAAAAGACGCTCAATTGACCAAAGTATTCTTTGTAGTTATTCCGCTGGCTATTGTTGCCATTGGCGGGATTATGTATTTTGCAGTACCTTTGTTTCGTAGTATGCAAAAAAAGACCGATCGTCTTAACTTAGTTTTTAGAGAAGAATTAACAGGCGTTCGAGTGATTCGCGCTTTTAATAAAACGGATTATGAAACGAATCGTTTCGATCAAGCCAACCGTGATTTTACACATACAGCTATCAAAGTAAACACTTTGGTCGCTTTAATGCTGCCTTTGATGACTTTAATCATGAGTGGAACCAATATTGGAATTACTTGGTTTGGCGGACAATATATTGCGGATATGCAATTACAAGTGGGAAATATGATTGCTTTTATCACTTACGCTATGCAAATTTTAATCAGTTTTATGATGCTTTCCATGATATTTGTCATGGTTCCTAGAGCACAAGCTTCAGCTGATCGGATCAATGAAATTTTAGATGAAACTGACGATATTACTGATAAAAAACAACCTGAACGTATTTCATTAGCAAAAGAAAATGCCACCTTACAATTTGATCATGTAAATTTTCGTTACGCTGATGCCGATAAGCTCGCTTTAGAAGATGTTCATTTCAAAGCAAAAGCCGGTGATACGGTCGCAATTATCGGAGGAACTGGTTCAGGGAAGACCACCTTTGTTAACTTGCTGCCCCGCTTACATGAAATCGAATCAGGTTCGATTCGTTTAAATGGACATGATATTCAAAATATCAGTCAACATGATTTGCGTGAATTAATCGGTTTTGTGCCTCAAACAGCAGTCCTTTTTCGCGGAACAATCCGTGAAAATATGCGCTATGGGAATGCAGAGGCAACGGAAGACCAAATTTGGCAAGCTTTAAAAATTGCTCAAGCTCAAGATTTTGTTGCTGAAATGCCGGATGGTTTGGACAGTCATGTCGAACAAGGCGGCGGTAACTTCTCAGGCGGCCAAAGGCAACGATTAGCTATTGCTCGTGCGCTGATAAAAGAAGCTGATTTATATGTATTTGACGATTCATTTTCTGCTTTGGATTTCAAAACTGATGCTAATCTACGACAAGCATTACAAGAAGAAATGACAGACGGAATTATGGTAATTGTTGCTCAACGTGTAAGTACCATTATGGATGCCGATATGATTTTAGTATTAGAAGCAGGCCAAGTAGTCGGCAAAGGGACACATAAAGAATTATTGGAAAACAATAAAACTTATCAAGAAATCGTTCATTCCCAATTGAGAGAGGAGGATCTAGGTTGA